gactgaAACGTCGcgtgagatggttcggaaagtgaagaagcgacttggGCGTAATCCACGACGtatcaaatggctaaagaactgaaaatatcagaCCGCGgcatccgacgcatattgaaaaatgagctcaaggtcaagccttacaagttccaaaaggcccatgatctcacaccgaagcagcaacaagtaagacttgaaAGAGCGAAGtagttgcttcgcttggccgaaagcggtcaaattccgaacattgtgttttctgacgaaaaagttttttcaaattgagcaattcgtaaactctcaaaacgatagggtttacttgaccgaccgttctTACGAGAATCTAtgtcatcggttggccaccagcaGGCAGCACCCGCCGTAAAtaacgtttcaacaagactcagcaccgtctcacaaagcgcgagtgaaccaaggatggctgaaaaacaacgttcagAACTTCATTatgaccacacaatggctctcgaattcaccagatccgaatccaatggattattctctctgggccattttggagGGCAAGGTCCGAAGGAAGAAAtaaccagtctcgagatgctgaagaaagccattgtccgtgagtggaccaaaataccggcaagtcacattcgggcagcttgtAATTCGTTTTTTGACCATCTCAGGGCCAtattaaggcaaaaggtggtcatatcgagcaaaagtgaattggtcccgtatttatgattattttcacacattttgtactttaaaataaataaaaattattttccaaagcgaatttatggtttttttaaATTGCACTTCGAATGCCGGATATAACGAAAGAGAATatgtttgcatacatatgtacatatacgagtacataatcGAAGTCTGATGAGGTAATGTTTTAGATACTACTTTGAACTATGTATGTCATTGTTTGGTTCTCATAAACAGTATTCTTTAAACCATCATTTCATATACTTCTTCATAAATGAacgttttatatttcatatagcATTTTAAGCTTTCCTCCTTTCCTCACACGTTCATATAGGAAGTTTTAGAAACGTACTATGAGCTTCGCCACAACTCTGTTAATTCCAAAGAAATCCCTTTCTAGTAACACACGTACCACTTCCAATATGACAACATAATAAATTCGTAAAGTTCAGAGTAATACCGAAGTATAGTCTCTACATGTGTGAAACTGTGGTGTGAAAATGGTCGATATTTCTTGACAGAAGAAAACTCCCGAACCTatgatttttcttataatatatgaaatattagtCAATTTGCGAGACGCTTTAGGGAcgttatacatacatttcaaagatatttatatacataactacatataaCTTATTCGAAATCGAGAGATTAACAAACATACCGATGATACATGTTTCAAATATGTACCTTTGTTGGAGTTCAGTTtaaatttacacacatacatacatacatacatatttttttaaaccttttaaaagttctaaaacatttgaaattcaaCAATGCTTTCCACTCACCTGAGGTTATCTGAAACTTGTATGAGAATATCACCACAAAAAAGGATGTTGCGTACTTAGCAGCATTAACCAGATGCGGAAAAGCTTCGCGAGTGTCACGATAGCGACGAATACACTGAGCGAAGCGCCAATAAGCCGGCAAGATAGCGACAATTGGACGCACCATAGAAATATCCCGCACACAAGtgctgccacctgtttgaaattcaataataatataaaataaaacttaattttttgtgaGAACAGGACACCAACTCACCATAACTCGTTTTGTGCCAACTGGGATTCTCGCCGAAAAAGCATATAATGAAGGGTATATCGAGGAAGGCTGGCACAATGCTGTTCAACTGGTCGGCAAGCCAAAAGTCGGCAAAAGTCACAAAGAAGAATGGTGCCATTACCACACGACTCAGCACGCGCACGGCCCAGTAACGCGCCTCGTGATGAAATGTCTTCGTTGGATTGAGCAAAAATGCAAGCATCAAGGTGTAAAGAAAAATGGGCGCCGAATATTGTGGTATGCCCAAAGGGTCACAATAAATATAGCAGAGCACACAAATAGCCCAAATTACGCCAAACACCGAAGCCACTTCCATTATATTTTGCTCGGACAAGTGATTACGTGGATCCAGTTCAAAGATGAGCACATGATTAACGCCTGACGAACGCCAGCCATACACATTGACGCCCCACAAGAAGAGAAATTCAATAATGAGAAAGGGACCACGAAACATGCGCAGACCTACGCGCCAATCATCGCCAAAGCCATGAAATATTGCCGACAAGATGACTGTAAGGAAGAGTACGACAAAAGCACCCGAGAAAAGACCAACTTTGAATGTGGTCCACGGGCTTTGTTGCTCGCCCAAAGGCGGTACGCGCAAACGTTTCATGGCCTTCTGTCGATCGCCGCCCTCAATGTCGTTGGTGAAAGCGCGCTCAGTTTCCTGTATCAGACGATCTATATCTTTGTTGACATAGAAATGTGCCGCCTCCACATACTCCTCACGCCACTTAACGCCATCGCAAACACTCAAGAGCTTGTCGTGTTTCTTGAGTATTTTGCGAAAACCGGTGAAGTTCAAATTCTGGTAGTTTTGTAGTAGAATGAGACCCAAATAAAATTCACTAAATGCTAATTTGAGATCTTGTATTTTACGCGCTGGTACATTCTTCTTGCCCAAGGGCGTTTTCGACTTCCAAGCAGGTTGTTTCTTGACCGCGCCCATCTCTAGCGTTTCGCTAAGTTCACTGCGGAGATTACCATATTTTCGCGTAGCCTCAGCCATCTTTTCAGAGTAGAATGTGTTGATTTTTGCCAACTCTTTGTCGCAGTAATGGAAGAATTGTTCGTCAAATTTGGCAAAGTAACGTGAGAGCACCTCTGGATCGACGAGCTCAGCGGACGGCGCTTGCTCCACGGCCGCGTACAGCATTGCCTTCATTTCCTGCAGAAACAGCAAATATTTTTGGGTAAAATCTAACCTTAATTACTTCTAAGATATAAAagctatatatagtataataacaAACAATGCTTTTATAACACACATGACTGTATTAtcagaaataaatttgtataagtaACTGCAAAATCCACAGcgctttatatatacataaatacatatgtaaaataaaaccaaaaacctctctctctctctcatatCCTATTCAAGTTGAAAGCTCACTCTGTTTACATTGATTGTTTATAAACAATCCACACCACAACAcatgtttttcattttgtttacaTCTCCATCTTCTAAACACTCTGTAACAGGTGTCTGTTTGCGATCATGCGCACTACGCCCACCACATTTTCCCGCCAAAATAAAAGCTCCTCACTTTGACAGCTGCCCAACGAGCTTTTTGTGACGTCACCCACCCAACTGACAACAGCTGTCAGTGAGCTCCCACCCGCTGCCGCAGTATCTACAagattttcacttttcactgGCCGACATACCGAAAACGCAAATAAAATGCGTCGAGAATACCAATCATACCTCGTAATTTATGTACTGTTTCCGCCATTCCGGTGTTATATGTGCGCTCAAGTGTTcggcaaatttcattttaacaaCCGCAGCGTGTTAATTCACTAcaatttcactaaataatttaACAGCAAACGCTGCACACGCATCATTTTCACAATCACATtcaatacaaatacacacattgaGTCCAAAATAGATGAAAAGTGAAAACTGTCGGAAACATATGGTCAGGGCAGAGCTTTTGTGCTTCGCATGGCGAACTTGCATGGCTTTTTAGTGGCGTTGAAGCTTTTGGAAAACAACATATTTGGttttaaatgtgaaaattatTCATTTAGTGCAATTACGAGTTTCGAATCCTGGATATGTACtcatttataaaattgtaaaaaaaacactGGTCAACAGTAAACtcaaaatttgaagtttatcgAATAAAAATTGTCGAAACTATTTGTCTAGCcaaatggaaaaaagttgttttgaGGAAAACGCGGTGGTAAGCTGATATATACGCTTTAagtagtttgaaaaaatttcctcAACACAAATGAActtagaatttaattttaaatagtgatccatttcgaggttctcttcttttttcaagaaaaaacacagaaacctcaaattaatggggaatgtttgttataattcaaaagaacattctttggcattcattttttgattatttctttcaaattttggtCATGgccacgtctcagatggtccatacgttgagtccaattttcgatgactcgttcgagcatttcgactggtaactgtcgaatgacacgcgtaatgctttgctccaaggtctgaatcgaagcgggactgtccgcatagactttagactttacagaTCCGCACATGAAAAAGTATAACGGTGTGACACTATACGATCTTGAtaaccaatcgaccggcccaaaacatgaaattatctgctcaccgaagtgttctctcaatgaaTCCGTTGATGCATGCAAAGTGTGGCAAGTGcagccgtcttgttgaaactaaatgtcgccgagaacacgagcttcaatttcaggcatcaaatagttggttatcagtAAATTACCTACACACGATGacttttgcaatttaaaatgatttcatTGTGTTGTAAAATTGAAGATAAGGTCTTAAAAAGTAATCAAACTTCGACCGTTAATATCTTCGAGGTATGAATTTTTCTATCGGACAAtacgaaaaaatggaaaaaatgtaaGGCGGAGAACCTTTCCAATATAATTAAGAGCTTATACTTGGAGAGATTTTCATAGAGGTATTTAAGAACCTTTTTCtcagagtaccaagcgaaaaaaataataatattttagacCCAACCTgctacaacatacatacatatgtagctatacTCACGAAAAGTGGACAGTGGTGAATCGCACAAACAATTggtataaatgcaataaattggCATAATTAAATAGAGATAGAAAACACAGCGGCTATACACTCTCGCTTGTTGTAAACcattcgaataatttttatactctcgcaacaaagttgctaaggggagttttatagttttgttcacataacggttgtttgtaagtcctaaaactaaaagagtcagatatagggttatatataccaaagtgatcagggtgacgagtagagttgaaatccggatgtctgtctgtccgtccgtccgtccgtccgtgcaagctgtaacttgagtaaaaattgagatatcatgatgaaacttggtacacgtatttcttggctccataaaaaggttaagttcgaagatgggcaaaatcggcccactgccacgcccacaaaatggcggaaaccgaaaacctataaagtgtcataactaagccataaatatatattaaagtgaaatttggcacaaaggattgcattagagaggagcatatttggacttaatttttttggaaaagtgggcgtggccccgccccctactaagttttttgtacatatctcggaaactactatagctatgtcaaccaaactccatagagtcgtttccttcaggcatttccatatacagttcaaaaatggaagaaatctgataataaccacgcccacctcccatacaaaggttatgttgaaaatcactgaaaaagcgttaaccgactaacaaaaacgtcagaaacacttaattttacggaagaaatggcagaaggaagctgcacccaggctttttttttaaattgaaaatgggcgtgacgtcgcccacttatggaccaaaaaccatatctcaggaactactctaccgatttcaatgaaattcggtatataatattttcttaacaccctgatgatatgtacgaaatatgggtgaaatcggttcacaaccacgccttcttccaatataacactatttgaattccatctgatgccttctctgtataatacgagtatacacattaggaaccaatgatgatagcggaataacactttacacaaatacggtatttgagctgaggaaTCCCTTGtagaaaaattgtcgtgatcggagtataacttttcaaggtccctgatatcaaacacgaagaactcagtgcctaacctaacctaacctaatttttcaccgaaaatatcggtaaatctctcagaatttaattctaattaattttacagcaaaataaaaaaatatgtaaatgacggataatgaaatctcgattatcactttatcatgcgagagtataaaatgttcggtgacacccgaacttagcccttccttacttgttttattgttgttttcatttgtttgtttttcacaAGAGAACAGTGCTCAAACAAAGAAGAATAGCAAATGAAAAACGATCTTCGGCTAATTGATTacgatttacattttttatgtatatatctttgatgattttacattgaaaaatatcaaactatcatttattataatttagttaTGATACTCTCTTGAGTATCATCAACACATTACCTCAAGTCACTCAATGCGAAAATAAAAGTCCATAATCGTAATTTTATAGCATATCATTAAAAACGTAAACAAAGCAGACAGCCGGCATGGATATTATTATAgatacttgtatacatacttacatatatgaaaaatttatcaataaaaCCTTCGAAACGAACCACATGCAACCATTAGCACACCTGCTGATTGTTTAGCATGAAAGCATTTCAGCTGAAACACGCGATGGATGCGGCGTCCAACAAATCAAGCCATGTATGTGAGCGAGCAAGCAACTGGGCGCATTCACAAATGCAACGGGCGCTCACTGGGCGCGCAGAAACGCTCAGCAGTGACGGCGCTTCATAGACAACCGGCTGATTGCTGTGTCAAGCAATCGCTTCGGCTGCAACGGTTATCGCAaaatacttgcatacatacaaacaaacagttATATTATGAGAATACACTCAACCGCTGAGACAGCGCGTCAGCTTTGCTGTGACTCTTATATGGCAAACCGGTAAAGCGATCATCATGTTGATAGCCGTGAAGGCCAGCCGGAGAGCAAGCGCAAGCGAACCACACCGTCAACTGTAGAACGCGACTCAGTGGGAGCGCAGGTtgtcgatatgtatgtatgtaggtatgtatgtaaggGAGAGTATGTGattatgtatgcgtgtatggcATGCTCGGAAGCGGGTCGCTGTACCGAttctaattgaaaattcaaaacatgTTTTACGCATTTTGCCGTTTGATCTATTTTCGAAGCTTCGCAGGCCATATCAGCTAGCTTGCCATATATTGCTTGTGTATGTGGGTCGCATACattgttttactattttctagtattttttaatatttttattttcattttttttattttttcatttttttgatttttttttttcgagcgctTGTTTGGCCTTTGGATTCTcgttaattgttttttaacttttgattATTCATTATTGTAGCGCATCACCCAATGCCGGTGACCTCGAAAATGGATTTGGTATACAATTAAGCTTTTTTTTGTCCATATTTTATAGTTTGCatttataaatgcatacatacatacttacgcatatacatatgtatgtagcttctTCATTTGGTGTCTACCGCATTCGCATGGCATTGCATTAATCAAAATCCAATTTGTCGGCAGTTCGGTTCTTGGCAGCAAGCGGCGAGCAGCGCGATCACGCGTCCGTGCAGCTGCACcatatattcatttatacatacttgtatgcatacataagtatacatgtatattgAAGCTCACTATATCAGTAGCGCGATCTTATCAAAAAGTGGTTTCTTTAACGATTAAATGCAAAGGCAAATTTAATGCACATTcgcacacatactcgtacacatgTATttagaatacatatgtatgtacataccaacATAtgctaaattaattttcgaTTAGATTTCGAAGCAGTCTATTATCGCCCATTGATAAGCGCGCGCTTTTCGCCGCCGTCAAACTGAAGCCTTTGAGTGAATTTCGgtagtgcatacatacatgtgagaATGTTTTGCGcccttacatatgtatgaacatatgttCGTGcaatatacaaatttgttttatgCAGTAAACACTCTTTACAATCAAATAGAATGGAGAATACAATTGAGTTGTAGCGATTGTACGTCGACACGGCGTAGTGCTCGCCGCCCCAGTACAATTTCGGCGCTGAAACGGTACGGATACGAGTAACGGAAGTGCAgtgaaattcgtttttttatgaTCGACTAATTATTCGTTGTGCTCATTTATCATACAAAATTAAGCGCTAAATCCGCAAATTGTAgtgattaattatattttatagtacTTGCTTGCTAAGtttgtggaaaaaataaaacgaaattaaaaatgtcAGTCAAAGCGCCAACACCCACCAAAAGTCAGATCGACGAGCTGCGAAATTTATTCAACGAAAAATACGAGCAAAGTCCACCCGCAGGTAAGCAAAAATGCAGTGACTTAATTAGCTTGCAATGCGCTTGTCAACTTGACGAAATTTCATGACTGAATATCGTGCTTTTGTTGTAAGAAAATGCTTTCACGTGCTGAATTATATAAAAGTccagaaaataaatcaaataagtaCACTTTTGTTGTATTAAATTGTAAGGTCACTTCCATTATTCAGCTAAAGAGATTTGTGTACGTatgccaacaacaatagcataagcggatttttttttatcaaatatgaATGCAACACCTTGTCTCAGGGGGTCTTTCTCCTTTTAAGTCATAATGTAAACagataaatataataatgcatttcatttttgttcatcataaatttaaatttttgtatatgacAAGTAGCCACACAGTTGAAAAGTTACTTAAGTATGTGAAGCTTACTTGGTACTTTCTAGGTTCGTTCCGTACGTGAGAATAATATATCTAAAAATTACTTAgaataattatacatattatattaccTATATGATATAAAACCTTTAAGTATAGATATGAATTTGGGGGCTTGAAAAAGCTTCTCACAAAAGTTAAACAGCTTTTCAAATCTGGCTTAAGAAATTAGGTCAGTCtcgaattttcaaaacatcgaaatttttcaaatagacCTCAAATATTCAATTAGACGaatagtgaaaaaaaatgttttacatgTCTAAACCACCaaagtgggctttaatctttcacacgcTCGATAGTACCAGaaatgcgatgttgaggagtcTTACCTtacggtagttggcacagattgcgagagctccctttttgtggattgggcagaacacacttaaaatcgaatcgtcgggcatgctttcgttcgaccatattctacaaagaagctgatgtatgctccttatcacGTATTTGAATAGCacggccgacaatccatcggcccctgccgcattgttgttcttcagacgcctaattgctattcgaacttcgtcatggctgGGTAATGGAACGACtgctccatcgacatcgattggggaatcgctTTCAataccattcagcaggctggcgaagtgttctctccataatttcagtatgctctaggcatcagtcactagatcacctcggTG
This genomic stretch from Bactrocera dorsalis isolate Fly_Bdor chromosome 5, ASM2337382v1, whole genome shotgun sequence harbors:
- the LOC105229013 gene encoding xenotropic and polytropic retrovirus receptor 1, whose amino-acid sequence is MKFAEHLSAHITPEWRKQYINYEEMKAMLYAAVEQAPSAELVDPEVLSRYFAKFDEQFFHYCDKELAKINTFYSEKMAEATRKYGNLRSELSETLEMGAVKKQPAWKSKTPLGKKNVPARKIQDLKLAFSEFYLGLILLQNYQNLNFTGFRKILKKHDKLLSVCDGVKWREEYVEAAHFYVNKDIDRLIQETERAFTNDIEGGDRQKAMKRLRVPPLGEQQSPWTTFKVGLFSGAFVVLFLTVILSAIFHGFGDDWRVGLRMFRGPFLIIEFLFLWGVNVYGWRSSGVNHVLIFELDPRNHLSEQNIMEVASVFGVIWAICVLCYIYCDPLGIPQYSAPIFLYTLMLAFLLNPTKTFHHEARYWAVRVLSRVVMAPFFFVTFADFWLADQLNSIVPAFLDIPFIICFFGENPSWHKTSYGGSTCVRDISMVRPIVAILPAYWRFAQCIRRYRDTREAFPHLVNAAKYATSFFVVIFSYKFQITSDGYFTSKDNPWFYCWIVAAIVSSCYAYTWDIKMDWGLFDAKAGDNRFLREEIVYSSTWFYYFGIVEDLVLRFGWTVSMSLIEAGYMEGDVMMTILSPLEVFRRFIWNYFRLENEHLNNCGKFRAVRDISVAPMDCSDQTTILRMMDEEDGVVNRRGKTKGLSKKKEQQRLLLLQGESVEDLCS